CACCACGCGGGTCTCGATCGGCTGGAGCCAGCTCGGCGCAACGCCGGGGATTTCCGTGATCGCAGCAAGCGCGGCGCGAACCTCAGCCAACGTACGCGGCCGCTTCTCCACGGTGCCGTCGGCGCGCGGCATCTCGTGCACCGGCCACTCCGCGTACGGCTTCAGGAGCACGACCGTCTCGATCATGCCGATCGGCGCGGGATCAAGCGCGGTTTCGGCGCGGCCCATCTTGCCCATGACCGAAGCCACCTCGGGCACGGATTCGATCAGCCGGTTCTGCGTGAGCATGATCCGCTGCGTTTCGCCCAGTCCGCCCGTGGCGGGAATGGACGGCATGAAGAGCAGACTGCCCTCGTCAAGCGGCGGCAGGAAACTGGAACCCACGCCCGGGAACAGCCGCGTGAGCGCGCGATCGACGCGGGTCTGCGTGAAATCGCCGCCCGCGGCCGCGACCAGCCGCCGCAGCGGCCAGCCGACAGTAGGCCAGCCCACGCCCAGCAGGTAGCCGCCGATGGCCATCGTGCCGATCGCCGCCGTGAAGAGCACCTTGTGCCGGAGGATGCGCGCGTACGCCCATTCGTAGCCGACGTGGATCGCGTGGCTCGCAGGATTCTCCTCGTAGCTCACCAGCCGCTCGCGCCCGAGGCGCCAGATCGCGGCGGCGACGACCACGGCAAACAGCGGCGCGAACAACCAGCCCGGGACCGTGATCGCCCAGCGCCCGTGATCGAGCGGGAGCGACCAGCCGTCGCGAATGAACCACGCGAACGCCACGCCGCCCGCGACGCCCGCCAGCCCGAGCAGGAGCGGCTTGCGCACATGCCAGGGCGGCAGCAGCAGCCGGCACAATACGGGCACGAGCAGCGTGCCGAACAGCACCGCGCCCGTGATTGCGAGCGACTTCGTCAGCGCGAGCGGTTCGAAGAGCCGGCCCGCCTGGTCGGTCAGCGCGAAGATCGGCAGGAAGCCGATGATCGTGGTCGCGGCCGACGTGAGCAGCGGGCGCGTCACCTCCTGCGCCGCGCGGATCACGGTGTCGGTGATCTCCGCGTTGAACGGCGACGTCGGCATCGGCCGCCCCTCGCGCCGACACTTCTCCTGCAAGTCGACGAGGTGCTGCGTGATGTTCTCCGTCATGATGATCCCGAAATCGACCATCACGCCGATCGCGATCGCGATGCCCGCGAGGCTCATGATGTTCGCGCCGAGACCGAACCCATGCATCACGAGGAACGTGAACAGCATCCCCAGCGGCAGGCTCACCGCCACCGCGAGGCTCGCGCGCACATGCAGCAGGAACGCCACGACCACGATGACCGTGGTGATGATCGCCTCCTTCAGCGTGTCGGTGACCGTCTCCGTCGTTTCGCGGATAAGCTGGGAGCGATCGTAGAACGCGACGGCGGACAACTGCTCGCGCGCGAGCGTGGGCGCGAGATCGGCGAGCCGCTGCTTCACTGCCGTGATGACGGTCTTCGGATCCTCGCGGACGCGCATGCCGATGATCGCGCCCACGTGCTCCTGGTAACCGTCCGCCAAAAGTCCCTGGCGAAACTGGCCGCCGAGCTGCACGTGCGCGACGTCGCCCAGCCGCAGGCCCGCGCCGCGCTGCCGGTCGCCGCGCAGGACGATGTTCTCCACGTCCGCCACCGACCGGATGAAGCCCACGCCCCGGATCATCGTCTCGATGCCGCTCTGCTCCACGCTCATGGCACCGACGTCGCGCCCCGCCTGCTGCACGGCCATCATCAGCATGTCGAGCGTGAGCCCCTGGGCCTCGAGCCGGTTGGGATCGACGTCGATCTGGTACTCGCGGCCGACTCCGCCCGCGGGCGCGACCTCGGCCACGCCGGGCACACCGCGTAACGCGGGCACGACCACCTGGTCGAGGACGTAGCGCTTGTGTTCGAGATCGCGCGGACCCTGCAGCGTGAACGCATACACCTGACCCATTGCGGTGGCGTCGGGTCCGAGCCGGGCGTTCA
The Opitutus sp. ER46 genome window above contains:
- a CDS encoding efflux RND transporter permease subunit: MLSFVIRNTFLTLGAALALAVAGLWAWRHVPVDAIPDLSDNQVIVWAEWPGKSPQDMDDQVTSRLARELQGLPGVQTVRGMSLYGASYVYVIFAERRDLYECRTRVLERLSQLQGVLPEGVNARLGPDATAMGQVYAFTLQGPRDLEHKRYVLDQVVVPALRGVPGVAEVAPAGGVGREYQIDVDPNRLEAQGLTLDMLMMAVQQAGRDVGAMSVEQSGIETMIRGVGFIRSVADVENIVLRGDRQRGAGLRLGDVAHVQLGGQFRQGLLADGYQEHVGAIIGMRVREDPKTVITAVKQRLADLAPTLAREQLSAVAFYDRSQLIRETTETVTDTLKEAIITTVIVVVAFLLHVRASLAVAVSLPLGMLFTFLVMHGFGLGANIMSLAGIAIAIGVMVDFGIIMTENITQHLVDLQEKCRREGRPMPTSPFNAEITDTVIRAAQEVTRPLLTSAATTIIGFLPIFALTDQAGRLFEPLALTKSLAITGAVLFGTLLVPVLCRLLLPPWHVRKPLLLGLAGVAGGVAFAWFIRDGWSLPLDHGRWAITVPGWLFAPLFAVVVAAAIWRLGRERLVSYEENPASHAIHVGYEWAYARILRHKVLFTAAIGTMAIGGYLLGVGWPTVGWPLRRLVAAAGGDFTQTRVDRALTRLFPGVGSSFLPPLDEGSLLFMPSIPATGGLGETQRIMLTQNRLIESVPEVASVMGKMGRAETALDPAPIGMIETVVLLKPYAEWPVHEMPRADGTVEKRPRTLAEVRAALAAITEIPGVAPSWLQPIETRVVMLSTGIRSLIALQVLGDDQDALERFAEAAEKVIQPTPGAADVQMQREGGKPYAEIRLDPAKLARFGLTNEQVMRSVETALGGMAVTYSVEGALRYPVRIRYERERRDDPDELLGVRIPVPGGMGGVPLSSVLAVPTVHTLQLADHGGDANAFVAGLPLTAQRNATVLDPHRLELTVPADESLPAAVLAAIKAGHARVVATRPSEAGLTYTIGPMAIRSEGGKRTQYVLLNARGRGEVEVVRDADARLRAALSSGQLELPAGATYRWVGRYEQKLKADQTLRWIISASMAVMVLLIYLGTRSWLITAIIVLANATVTTAGGFFFVWLWGAEMTTAVVVGFLVLLGVMFNDGILLGTYIQEQFKTHPGTLAEVNRRVFQAGLRRRRPAIMTNATAMLSLIPVLWATGRGSELMQPMVLPVVGGMVFDFVSLFSVPVFFTWYWERRLAREARATTT